A genomic segment from Gossypium hirsutum isolate 1008001.06 chromosome D04, Gossypium_hirsutum_v2.1, whole genome shotgun sequence encodes:
- the LOC107926080 gene encoding protein kinase PVPK-1, protein MESLVISSSKSNPPSTSGTPRPSRPPSPNRSEKERTVSTSHVATLNHGVRIVRHPNGSIGYQKHSSKPADGNVQHEELPDTAKQCSDSSKGKSEKAENKSSFKHPIYDHKSSSSSGSLESEKVVQLNNHTVSRMEPSSCPNPALNMCAGTHYAEAKQSFTNTEVSECANSVEKSGESGEVSNSFDLGESRKTSLYRESTGSDVSDESSSSFLSSTVYKPHKANDIRWEAIQAVRSQKGDLDFKHFRVLKRLGCGDIGSVYLSELTGTKTYFAMKVMDKALLASRKKLPRAQTEREILQSLDHPFLPALYTHFETQKLSCLVMEFCPGGDLHALRQRQPGKYFSEQAARFYVAEVLLALEYLHMLGIIYRDLKPENVLVREDGHIMLSDFDLSLRCSVSPTLVKSSNLTLESKSSAYCAQPACIEPTCVMQPDCIQPACFGPRFFSSKSKKEKKSKVKNETSHQVSPLPELIAEPTNARSMSFVGTHEYLAPEIIKGEGHGSAVDWWTFGIFLYELLFGKTPFKGAGNRATLFNVVGQPLRFPEYPSVSFAAKDLIRGLLVKEPQHRLAYRRGATEIKQHPFFQSVNWALIRCANPPDVPKQVVMDFSAGTNSAKVPPTNDKVPGLDVKPSGNYLEIDFF, encoded by the exons ATGGAATCACTTGTAATTTCTTCATCAAAGAGTAACCCTCCTTCAACATCTGGGACTCCTAGGCCATCTCGGCCTCCGTCTCCGAACCGATCCGAAAAAGAAAGGACTGTTTCGACATCCCATGTTGCTACTCTTAACCATGGCGTAAGGATTGTTCGACATCCCAACGGTTCTATAGGTTATCAAAAGCATTCTTCCAAACCAGCTGATGGCAATGTGCAGCATGAAGAATTGCCTGATACGGCAAAACAATGTTCCGATTCGAGTAAAGGGAAATCCGAGAAAGCGGAAAACAAATCTTCCTTCAAACATCCCATTTATGATCACAAAAGTTCTAGTTCAAGTGGTTCATTGGAATCTGAAAAAGTTGTGCAGTTGAACAACCATACTGTATCTCGAATGGAACCGAGCTCTTGTCCGAATCCAGCTTTGAATATGTGCGCTGGCACACATTATGCTGAAGCCAAACAAAGTTTCACCAATACTGAAGTTAGTGAATGTGCAAACAGTGTTGAAAAGTCTGGTGAAAGCGGTGAAGTGAGTAATTCCTTCGATTTAGGTGAGAGTAGGAAGACAAGCCTCTATAGAGAGAGCACTGGTAGTGATGTTAGCGATGAAAGCAGCTCGAGTTTTCTAAGCAGTACAGTGTATAAGCCCCATAAAGCAAATGATATAAGATGGGAAGCAATTCAAGCCGTTCGATCTCAGAAGGGAGATTTGGACTTCAAGCACTTCAGGGTGCTGAAGAGACTCGGATGTGGGGATATTGGCAGTGTTTATTTATCGGAATTGACCGGCACAAAGACTTATTTCGCCATGAAGGTTATGGATAAAGCTCTTTTGGCGAGTCGAAAGAAGCTTCCTAGAGCCCAAACAGAGAGAGAAATTCTCCAGTCTTTGGATCATCCCTTCCTACCTGCATTGTATACACACTTTGAAACGCAAAAGCTTTCTTGCTTGGTGATGGAGTTCTGCCCTGGAGGCGATTTACATGCTCTCCGGCAAAGACAACCTGGGAAGTACTTTTCTGAGCAGGCTGCCAG ATTTTATGTGGCGGAAGTTCTACTTGCTTTGGAGTACCTGCACATGCTTGGGATTATTTACAGAGACCTTAAGCCGGAGAATGTTTTGGTAAGAGAAGATGGGCACATTATGCTTTCAGATTTCGACCTCTCTCTTAGATGTTCCGTCTCTCCTACTCTGGTTAAATCTTCTAATTTGACCCTGGAATCGAAAAGTTCAGCGTACTGTGCTCAGCCTGCATGTATTGAGCCAACTTGTGTGATGCAGCCAGATTGTATCCAACCTGCATGTTTTGGGCCGCGGTTTTTTTCGAGCAAGtccaagaaagaaaagaagagcaAAGTAAAGAACGAAACAAGTCATCAAGTAAGTCCTCTTCCAGAGCTCATTGCAGAACCAACAAATGCTCGATCGATGTCCTTTGTAGGCACTCATGAATACTTGGCACCTGAAATCATTAAAGGTGAAGGTCATGGAAGTGCCGTAGATTGGTGGACATTTGGGATCTTTTTGTACGAACTTTTGTTTGGTAAAACCCCGTTCAAGGGGGCCGGGAACCGTGCAACTCTATTTAATGTCGTTGGCCAGCCATTAAGATTTCCCGAGTATCCTAGCGTGAGCTTTGCTGCTAAGGACTTGATCAGAGGTTTACTCGTAAAGGAACCGCAGCATCGGCTTGCCTATAGGCGTGGCGCTACCGAAATTAAACAGCATCCATTCTTTCAAAGCGTGAATTGGGCTCTCATTCGTTGTGCAAATCCACCCGATGTGCCGAAGCAAGTTGTGATGGACTTTTCTGCTGGAACAAACTCGGCAAAGGTACCACCAACCAATGACAAGGTTCCGGGTTTAGATGTGAAGCCTTCTGGTAATTATTTAGAGATTGATTTCTTTTGA
- the LOC107926072 gene encoding uncharacterized protein, protein MIYARFNFSFKAPLMRIAHLSRCFFTSSISFARTQLNVSLKPLPSVSSSSMADPSNFSTVSAEDEAKYGFTREEMYSSNLAGTVNPYDRHLFLRHRSYTDWASRVEEDSLPKLFSSTLKSRKNDIPVKTLLTVIEGEQSDGDVLIFPEMIKYKGLTEGDLDGFVEDVLVNGKPWASGVQETFTGSYVFVCAHGNRDKRCGVCGPILIEKLNEEIALRGLKDQVFVNACSHIGGHKYAGNLIIFSPDSKGKITGHWYGYVTPEDVPELLDKHIANGKIIERLWRGQMGVSTESGDGTGEQKLPNGTEVKKNEKPEESTVQKTRENLGGCCQGANGSSCCMTASSEVSETKKTEETTEAHGKKGLCGLTSWVGSWEQRDVLTAAAVVGAVATVAVAYSYYRKVRLN, encoded by the exons ATGATTTACGCTCGATTCAATTTTTCTTTCAAAGCTCCCCTTATGCGCATTGCGCACCTTTCCCGCTGCTTCTTCACATCCTCCATTTCCTTTGCTCGAACTCAGCTTAACGTTTCTCTAAAACCTTTGCCTtctgtttcttcttcttccatggcGGATCCTAGCAACTTCTCAACTGTATCCGCCGAAGATGAGGCGAAGTATGGCTTCACGCGCGAGGAGATGTACTCGAGTAACCTCGCTGGCACCGTCAATCCTTACGACCGTCACTTGTTCCTCCGCCATAGGTCCTATACCGATTGGGCTTCCCGCGTTGAAGAGGACTCCCTACCTAAGCTTTTCTCCTCCACTCTTAAGTCTCGCAAAAACGACATCCCTGTTAAG ACACTGTTGACGGTTATTGAAGGAGAGCAATCTGATGGAGATGTGCTGATTTTCCCTGAAATGATCAAATACAA GGGTTTGACCGAGGGTGATCTGGATGGCTTTGTTGAGGATGTGCTTGTGAATGGCAAACCATGGGCTTCCGGAGTGCAGGAAACGTTTACTGGTTCTTATGTCTTTGTGTGTGCTCATGGTAATCGTGACAAGAGATGCGGTGTATGTGGACCGATCCTGATTGAAAAGCTGAATGAGGAGATTGCATTGCGAGGATTGAAGGATCAGGTGTTTGTAAATGCTTGCTCTCACATTGGAGGGCACAAGTATGCTGGGAACTTGATTATCTTCAGTCCAGATTCCAAGGGAAAAATTACAGGCCACTG GTATGGCTATGTTACTCCTGAAGATGTACCTGAATTGCTGGATAAGCACATTGCGAATGGCAAAATAATAGAACGTCTTTGGAG GGGTCAAATGGGGGTTTCTACTGAAAGTGGTGATGGAACAGGGGAACAGAAGCTTCCGAATGGGACAGAAGTGAAGAAAAATGAGAAGCCTGAAGAGTCAACTGTTCAAAAGACCAGGGAAAATTTGGGCGGTTGTTGCCAGGGTGCTAATGGGTCTAGCTGTTGCATGACTGCTAGCTCGGAagtaagtgaaacaaagaaaactGAAGAAACAACAGAAGCTCATGGAAAAAAGGGGCTGTGCGGTTTGACAAGCTGGGTAGGATCATGGGAACAACGTGATGTTCTTACAGCAGCAGCGGTGGTTGGAGCTGTGGCAACCGTTGCTGTGGCTTATAGCTACTATAGAAAGGTCAGGCTGAATTAA